The region CCTCTCCAAAAACAAGGGTTACAGCCTCATCCACATCCACGAGCCTGATGCATACCCTGACCTCGGGCATCTCCTCCCCTCTGATAAGGTCTATGTAGAGCGAGGAGTCCTCCAGGAGCTTCCTCACGCCATCCATCAACCCTTCCATAAAACCACCGACGGTCAAGGAGCCGTTAAATCGTTTAATAAACGGTGGTTACATCTTTTGAGCGTTATGCCAGTCTCATCTGTTTGCTTCTTATCCGGTTCGGCGTGGGGATCATACTAATGAAGGTGGCCCGATTTTTAGAGGTATGTGTAGGGCTGGATTGGGGTTCCATGCTTCTCGTCTTCCCTTTGATCCCTCTGGGCTAAGCAGGGGAATTCTAGAGGAGGTTTTGAGAAGGGTTAAGGAGCTCCTTGCCGGGGAGGCTGTCGAGTATGACCTCTGCCTGATCGGTAGCCGTGCGAGGGGGGATGCATCCCCCCTCAGCGATGTCGATCTCGCGATGTACTCTCTCGGGGAGCCCAATTTGAGGCGCACCGAGGTCTTCTGGGTTGATGGGCTGGAGGTCACCCTCTTCGCCGTCGACGCCGAGAGGCTGTTGGGGTCCGAGTCCCTGGAGTTCTACGCCGCGAACAACCCCTTCGAGGCTAGGCTCCTCCATGGTGATGGGGAGGTGCTGAGGAGGCTCAGGGAGGGGGTCTACGGCCGGAGGATAGACCTTGAGGCCACGAGGGCTCTCCTGGGTAGAACCGTCTCTATGAGGCTCCTCTCAGCCCTCAGCGACGCAGTCACAGACATTGGGGAGGGGGTTAGGAACCTGCGTGTCTCCCTGGCCAAGGCCCATCTCTACTCTAAGCTCATGGTCGAGGGGGTCGACCCGTGGAGCCTTATACCCTACCATTACAGGCCCGAATCCCCTATAGAAACAATGTTAGATGAGTTATATAGATCTGAGAATTATGATGAGCTTTCCTCGAGGATAATTGGGTTGAACTTGAATGGGCTCATGGAGGAGACATTCAAGGATAAATTAAAAATTTTGATTAATGCTGCTCGTATGATTGAGGAGCATGTCGGATTCGCCGGAGAACTTGTGGAAAACTATGTTAAACTTTACTTGATCGTTGAGGAGAGGGTTAGATCGATTATCTGGAGCAGGCTTCCAGGGAGGTGGAGAATAGAGGAGGAGTTCAGTTCAAAAATAGAACACTTCCATACAAACATAGTCTGCGATAATAAAAAGGTGTATTGGATATTATCATTGAAAGGGGGTGAGGGGAAGTTGGAAGACTATGGAATGACGACATTCTAAAATATAGATTTTAATTCATAATTTTTAATATCTATGTTAATGCCTTAAGATTTTCATTCAATTAACAATCCGGTCTATAATGAATTAGTTTCCATTTTCATGGATTATTTATTATGAAAATCTTTTTCTTTCGGAGACCCGATCCAGCCTAGGTGGTTGGATGAGCAGGTTGGAGCAGTTTGCCGAGTTTAGGAGGAGGATGAACGAGCGGATCATGGGGTTCGGGAACCTCGATACCAAGAGGTTCTGGGCCCTCGACAGCAGCGTGTACAGGGCTGGGGCCCTGGATGAGAGGGTTAAGGAGCTGCTGGGGTTGGCCACCTCCCTGGTCCTTAGGTGTGACGACTGCGTCACCTACCACATAATCCGCTGCATACAGCTGGGGTTGAGGGATGAGGAGATCCTCGAGGCCCTCAACGTGGCCCTGGTGGTCGGGGGCTCCATAACCATCCCCCACCTGAGAAGGGCCGTTGAAACCATAGACGAGTGCAGGAAGCTGACGGTTGAGGAGCTGAACAGCCTATTAGCCTAGCTAAGCTCCTGAGGTTTAAGTAGCGTAAGGTGTAATCTTTTGTCTGGTCTTGTTTTTATTCCTATGAGGTGGTGAGTAGTTTGAATACTTAACCCTATATGTTGGTTTCTATCTCCTTCTTTTTATGATCCTTCAAAATTTTTTCGAATATTGGTTTTAAATTTGGTAGATCTTCTTTAACTGTTTTCCAAACTCTCTTTAAATCTACCCCAAAATATTCGTGAATAAGTTTGTCCCTCATTCCAGCTATATCTTTCCATGGTATTTGCGGATAAAGTTTTTTCACAGAGTTGGGAATCTTCTTTACTGCCTCTCCAATTATTTCCAAGGCTCTAATGACCGCGTAAATCGTCCTTTTATCCTTTTCAAATTCATCATAGCTCATTTCTTTCAAAAAATTTAATGCATTTTCCATCGCCTCTATAATATCCTCTATATAATCCAAAAATTCCCTTTTCATATTATGATCACTTCTTCTAGGATCTTTTTTCCTATCCTTTTTTTTAAGGTGTTTTTTTCTACAAGGTCAACCTTAATTCCTAGCTCTTCGCTCAAATAGTTCTCCAGTCTGATAAAATCTAACAGACTCAATTTGTCTGAATCTTCAAACTCGACCAATATATCTAAATCACTTCCCTTTTTCTGTTGGCCTCTTACATATGATCCAAAAATACCAATCGATTTAACTTCAAATTTTTCCCTTAAGAATGGCTTTAATCCCTCTAATCTTATCTTTATCTCATCAATTTTTTCATCTTTCATATCTAACAATATAGATTCAACTTCAAATTTTTAAAGGTTTTCGATCTTAAAGCCGTCCTTCATAGATTTCTAAGGTTTTATTTTTTCAGTCCTAGATTCTTTTTCAAGAGCCTCCTTCAATCTTCTCAGGTTTCATGGGGAAGTGCATAAGTCGGATGATTTAACGGCCTCTCCCAAAAGTCCAAAAGATAAAGGCCTATGAGCATGTATAAGGATGGGCTTCTAGGCCTTTGAGGCTGTTGGGAGCCTCAGGTTTCTTATCAGTGGCTGGGCCGATCTCAGGATTATTATTGAGATTATGGAGTCTATTGTGTGGTGGATGGTCCCTCCCACCATGTTTATGAGGGCTCCCCATGGGGGTATTCCGAAGGGGATGACCACAAGCCCCTCGGGTATGGAGTGGAGGGGGAGGGCGACTAGGAATAGGGCCTTAGGATAGGAGAGGCCCCTCTTCACCGCCACGGCTGCTGTGACCCCGAAGAGGATGTGGGTCGCGGCCCTAGCCGCCACGACAGGGCCCAGGGTCAATAGGAATCCGAAGGTTGAGGCGAACCCCACTAGGGCCGCGACGGATGGCCCGGCGACTATGGAGAGCATCACGGGGACATGGGAGGCCAGGGTGGCTGAGTACCCTATCTCTGGGATGACGAACTGGAGGGTTCCCCTGAAGAGGAGGGGGATGGCGAGGGCGAGGGCGGTGAACACCCCTCCCAGGGCTATCTCGACGCTCCTCAACTGAATCACTTAGCCACATAGTATGAGCAGAGGATATAAAAGAGATCATCGAGGGATAGAGGCTGAGGTTGAAGATCTGAGGCCTTTAGGCTCCCCAATTAGAGGGAATATGGCCAACTTTTGCGTCCTGTGGGGTTTTCAAAACTGATCGAATATAAGGAGTGATTAAGTGATGGCTTTGGCGGTAGGCTTTGGACGAGGAGGCAGCCCACAAACCTGAGGACCCCTTGAGGAGGCTCATGGAGCTCGTTGTTAAGGGAACAACCGATGTGGAGAAGGAGATCCATCTCCTGCGAAGGTTAGCGGAGCTGGAGTTCCAGAAGCTCCAGAAGATCGAAGAAGGGGGATGATTGTTGAGCAGGGTTTTCTGCATCGACTTATGGGGTCGAGGAGGGTAAGGTGGCCTATAAACTGGCCTGCTCTCAGTGTAGGCTGAGTCTCTCGGCCTTCGATGATCCATCTGGGTTCCTGCTGACCCTTATTATGTTGGCTGCCTCCTCCTCCCCTGCTCCGTGGTGGGTTACTAGGAGGACCTGGGGTATCCTTTTTGAGGCCTCTGATATCTGGCTCATCAGCTGGGGGAGGTTTTCTGAGTCCACCCCGTAGGTCGGCTCGTCCAGTATCAGGAGGTTCCTGTGCCCTAGGACGTTGAGGAGGGCTATCCTGAGGGAGAGGGCTATGAGGGTCTGGTGTCCTCCTCCGACCCTCTTGGCTGGTATGTATTCCTCCAGGCCTGTGGGCTGGACCTGGGCCTGGTAGGATTCGGGGTCTATCTTGAAGGCTTTGTAGATCCTCTGGTCTGTCAGGGAGTTGTATATCCTCAGGGCCTCCCCCGCCACCTCCCTCAAGGCTCTTCTCCTCCCCTCCTCTATCCCCATCCTCAGCTTCTGAACCATCTCTGAGGTTGTCTTGGCCCTCTCCAGCCTCCTCTCTATGGCCTCGACTTTTTCTTCTATTTCTTTCTTATCCTTTTTATGTTTATCATAATCTTTAACCAATTTCTCCAATCTATTTTTCTTCTCTTCTAGTTCAATTCTTTTCTCTTCCATTTCTTCTATGCTTATTGGGAGTTTCGCTGCTATCTTCTCCTTTAGTTCAGGATCTTTCGGGTCTATTGGGAGTATCAGCCTTTTCAGATATTCAGAGATTTTCTCCGTTGCATTTTCTATATTTAATTGGAGTTCCCTCTTCCTCTCTTCTAGTTGTTTGACCCTTGAAACAGTGCCTTTGAGGTTTTTAAGATTTTCTTGGAGCACTGCCAGCTCCTTAGACTTCTCCAGGTGTGAAGACTCCAGTTTTACAAGGTTCTCGTTCATATTTGTGAGCGTCTCTGACAACTCCTTCTCTGAGGCCCCTTCCAGGTGGATCTTGAGCTCCGACTGGAAACCTTGGAGCTGCTTTACCCTCGCGGCCGCCTCGTTCGAGTCCTTCCTCAGACCCTCTAGCCTGCTCCTGAGGTCGAGGTGCTCTCTCATGACCTCTTTAAGCTCTATCTCCAGCTCTCTCTGCATCTCACCCTTATCCTCTATTAGCCGAAGTAGGAGTTCTGGGGTTATCCTCTGCCCGCAGGTTGGGCACTCTGGGGCCCCCTTCATTAGGAGCTCCTCATGGTTTCTTATCTCCTCCTCCAGAGCGGACTTCCTACCCGATAGCTCGTTCCTCCTCTCCTCTATCGATGCTAGCCTAACCTCCAGTTCCCTTATGGAGTTCATAAGCTCCTGCTCCCATGCCTTCTCAAGGCCTATGAGCTCATCGAGCTCCTCGGGTGTGGAGGCCCCAGCCACCTGGAGGATGTACCGGATCCTCTGGAGGCGTCCCTCGAGGCTCTCCCTCGTCCTCCTCAGCCTCTCCACCTCGCCCGCCAGCCTCCTGGCCTCTATCTCGGTCCTGGTCAGCCTCCCTGTGGCCTCCTCTAGCATCCTCTCCAGCTCGGTTGGGCTTCCGGACTTCCACTCTTCAAGGGTTCTCTTCAGGTGGAGCTCCGCCTCCCTGTGCTCCTCCATGTACTCTTCTCGGGCCCTCAAGGTTTCTAGGAGGCCTCTCAGCTCTTCAGACTCCGCCCTTGATAGGAGGTTCTCGAGCTGCTCCACCTCGTTTTTTAGGGGGTTGATCTGGGCCTCTAGGGTCTTTATGTAGCCCTCCAGCCTTGGAAGGTCCCCCACCCTATAGGCCTCTAATAGGGTCTTTGCATCCCTCCCCTCGTACCTCTCCAGCTCTCGTTCTAGGTCTGTGAGCTGGGCCTCCAGCTCCTTCATCAGGCTTATTCCCAGGATGGAGTCCATATCCTCCCTCTTGGGCTCAAGGATGTCTGTGAGCTCTCCCTGCCTAACGTAGACTAGGTTCAGGAACTTCTTCATGCTAAGGCCTGTAAGCTCTGTTATCCTCCTCCTAAGGTCCTCCTCCCCCTCCAGGTGGGCCTCCTCCCCGTTGATGGTCAGCCTCAGCCTCTCGGTTCTGAAGCCCTCCTCCTCCCCCCTCCTCATGGTTCTCCCCTCCCTCTCCACCTCCCTCTCCCTATTGTCTGGGGTTCTCAGGGAGAGCTTGACCGACAATCTCCTAGCCGTATCCTGGAGCCTCGAGACTAGTAGCCTCTTCTGGACCCCTGGAACCTCCCCGTACAGAGCCGTCAGTATGGCCTCCAGTATGGTGGTCTTCCCCGACGAGTTCCTCCCCGTTATCAGGTTGAGGCCTGGGGAGAACTCTATCCTAGCCTCCCTGTATCCCTCGAAGCCCCTGATCTCCAGGCTTCTGAGCATCTATCCCTCCTCCCCCATCACTCTCTTCCACCTCTCCACATACTCCCGGCGCCTTGACTCCGTCAGCAGCCCTGTCCTCGTGCTGGCCTCCTCCTCCAGGGCCAGTTCGACCTCGTTGACC is a window of Candidatus Bathyarchaeota archaeon DNA encoding:
- a CDS encoding nucleotidyltransferase domain-containing protein — its product is MCRAGLGFHASRLPFDPSGLSRGILEEVLRRVKELLAGEAVEYDLCLIGSRARGDASPLSDVDLAMYSLGEPNLRRTEVFWVDGLEVTLFAVDAERLLGSESLEFYAANNPFEARLLHGDGEVLRRLREGVYGRRIDLEATRALLGRTVSMRLLSALSDAVTDIGEGVRNLRVSLAKAHLYSKLMVEGVDPWSLIPYHYRPESPIETMLDELYRSENYDELSSRIIGLNLNGLMEETFKDKLKILINAARMIEEHVGFAGELVENYVKLYLIVEERVRSIIWSRLPGRWRIEEEFSSKIEHFHTNIVCDNKKVYWILSLKGGEGKLEDYGMTTF
- a CDS encoding carboxymuconolactone decarboxylase family protein, with product MSRLEQFAEFRRRMNERIMGFGNLDTKRFWALDSSVYRAGALDERVKELLGLATSLVLRCDDCVTYHIIRCIQLGLRDEEILEALNVALVVGGSITIPHLRRAVETIDECRKLTVEELNSLLA
- a CDS encoding DUF86 domain-containing protein: MKREFLDYIEDIIEAMENALNFLKEMSYDEFEKDKRTIYAVIRALEIIGEAVKKIPNSVKKLYPQIPWKDIAGMRDKLIHEYFGVDLKRVWKTVKEDLPNLKPIFEKILKDHKKKEIETNI
- a CDS encoding nucleotidyltransferase family protein, with amino-acid sequence MKDEKIDEIKIRLEGLKPFLREKFEVKSIGIFGSYVRGQQKKGSDLDILVEFEDSDKLSLLDFIRLENYLSEELGIKVDLVEKNTLKKRIGKKILEEVIII
- a CDS encoding ECF transporter S component; the protein is MRSVEIALGGVFTALALAIPLLFRGTLQFVIPEIGYSATLASHVPVMLSIVAGPSVAALVGFASTFGFLLTLGPVVAARAATHILFGVTAAVAVKRGLSYPKALFLVALPLHSIPEGLVVIPFGIPPWGALINMVGGTIHHTIDSIISIIILRSAQPLIRNLRLPTASKA
- a CDS encoding SMC family ATPase — translated: MLRSLEIRGFEGYREARIEFSPGLNLITGRNSSGKTTILEAILTALYGEVPGVQKRLLVSRLQDTARRLSVKLSLRTPDNREREVEREGRTMRRGEEEGFRTERLRLTINGEEAHLEGEEDLRRRITELTGLSMKKFLNLVYVRQGELTDILEPKREDMDSILGISLMKELEAQLTDLERELERYEGRDAKTLLEAYRVGDLPRLEGYIKTLEAQINPLKNEVEQLENLLSRAESEELRGLLETLRAREEYMEEHREAELHLKRTLEEWKSGSPTELERMLEEATGRLTRTEIEARRLAGEVERLRRTRESLEGRLQRIRYILQVAGASTPEELDELIGLEKAWEQELMNSIRELEVRLASIEERRNELSGRKSALEEEIRNHEELLMKGAPECPTCGQRITPELLLRLIEDKGEMQRELEIELKEVMREHLDLRSRLEGLRKDSNEAAARVKQLQGFQSELKIHLEGASEKELSETLTNMNENLVKLESSHLEKSKELAVLQENLKNLKGTVSRVKQLEERKRELQLNIENATEKISEYLKRLILPIDPKDPELKEKIAAKLPISIEEMEEKRIELEEKKNRLEKLVKDYDKHKKDKKEIEEKVEAIERRLERAKTTSEMVQKLRMGIEEGRRRALREVAGEALRIYNSLTDQRIYKAFKIDPESYQAQVQPTGLEEYIPAKRVGGGHQTLIALSLRIALLNVLGHRNLLILDEPTYGVDSENLPQLMSQISEASKRIPQVLLVTHHGAGEEEAANIIRVSRNPDGSSKAERLSLH